Proteins from a single region of Oncorhynchus clarkii lewisi isolate Uvic-CL-2024 unplaced genomic scaffold, UVic_Ocla_1.0 unplaced_contig_13987_pilon_pilon, whole genome shotgun sequence:
- the LOC139394415 gene encoding spermatogenesis-associated protein 31H1-like codes for MSLSDQQPSEKHRRSLSDQQPSEKHRSNPQKNTAGLRETPQVSLRPATLRETPQVSEKHHRSLSDQQPSEKHHRCLSDQQPSEKHHRSLSDQQPSEKHRRSQRNTTGLSPTSNPQRNTAGLSPTSNPQRNTAGLRETPQVSEKHRSSLSDQQPLEKHRRSLSDQQPSEKHCRSLSDQQPSEKHCRSLSDQQPSEKHHRSLSDQQPSEKHHRSLSDQQPSEKHHRSLSDQQPSEKHHRSQRNTTVLSPTSNPQRNTTGLSPTSNPQRNTAGLRETPQVSEKHHRSQRNTTGLSPTSNPQRNTAGLRETPQVSEKHRRSLSDQQPSEKHRRSLSPTSNPQRNTAGLSPTNNPQRNTAGLSPTSNPERNTAGLSLTSNPQRNTAGLSPTSNPQRNTAGLSPTSNPQRNTAGLRETPQVSLRTATLRETPQVSEKHRRSLSEQQLSEKHLRSQQRGLFL; via the exons ATGTCTCTCTCCGACCAGCAACCCTCAGAGAAACACCGCAGGTCTCTCTCCGACCAGCAACCCTCAGAGAAACACCGCAG CAACCCTCAGAAAAACACTGCAGGTCTCAGAGAAACACCACAGGTCTCTCTCCGACCAGCAACCCTCAGAGAAACACCACAGGTCTCAGAGAAACACCACAGGTCTCTCTCCGACCAGCAACCCTCAGAGAAACACCACAGGTGTCTCTCCGACCAGCAACCTTCAGAGAAACACCACAGGTCTCTCTCCGACCAGCAACCCTCAGAGAAACACCGCAGGTCTCAGAGAAACACCACAGGTCTCTCTCCGACCAGCAACCCGCAGAGAAACACTGCAGGTCTCTCTCCGACCAGCAACCCTCAGAGAAACACCGCAGGTCTCAGAGAAACACCGCAGGTCTCAGAGAAACACCGCAGCTCTCTCTCCGACCAGCAACCCTTAGAGAAACACCGCAGGTCTCTCTCCGACCAGCAACCCTCAGAGAAACACTGCAGGTCTCTCTCCGACCAGCAACCCTCAGAGAAACACTGCAGGTCTCTCTCCGACCAGCAACCCTCAGAGAAACACCACAGATCTCTCTCCGACCAGCAACCCTCAGAGAAACACCACAGGTCTCTCTCCGACCAGCAACCCTCAGAGAAACACCACAGGTCTCTCTCCGACCAGCAACCCTCAGAGAAACACCACAGGTCTCAGAGAAACACCACAGTTCTCTCCCCGACCAGCAACCCTCAGAGAAACACCACAGGTCTCTCTCCGACCAGCAACCCTCAGAGAAACACTGCAGGTCTCAGAGAAACACCGCAGGTCTCAGAGAAACACCACAGGTCTCAGAGAAACACCACAGGTCTCTCTCCGACCAGCAACCCTCAGAGAAACACCGCAGGTCTCAGAGAAACACCGCAGGTCTCAGAGAAACACCGCAGGTCTCTCTCCGACCAGCAACCCTCAGAGAAACACCGCAGGTCTCTCTCTCCGACCAGCAACCCTCAGAGAAACACTGCAGGTCTCTCTCCGACCAACAACCCTCAGAGAAACACCGCAGGTCTCTCTCCGACCAGCAACCCTGAGAGAAACACTGCAGGTCTCTCTCTGACCAGCAACCCTCAGAGAAACACCGCAGGTCTCTCTCCGACCAGCAACCCTCAGAGAAACACCGCAGGTCTCTCTCCGACCAGCAACCCGCAGAGAAACACCGCAGGTCTCAGAGAAACACCGCAGGTCTCTCTCCGAACAGCAACCCTCAGAGAAACACCACAGGTCTCAGAGAAACACCGCAGGTCTCTCTCCGAACAGCAACTCTCAGAGAAACACCTCAGGTCTCAGCAAAGGGGATTGTTTCTCTGA
- the LOC139394414 gene encoding putative uncharacterized protein ENSP00000383309, which translates to MPPHATSRCLTPPHAASRHLTPPHAASRHLTPPHATSRHLMPPHATSRHLRPPHATSHRLTPPHAASRHLTPPQATSRHLTPPHATSRRLTPPHATSRHLTPPHATSCRLTPPHATSGCPAPPHAASRHLTPPHAASRRLTPPHAASHRLTPPHATSGCPAPPHAASRHLTPPHAASRRLTPPHAASHHLTPPHATTRRLTPPHAAPPHAAPPHAASRRLTPHLAASRRLTPPHATSRRLMPPHAAPPHATLPHAASRHLTPPRLTPPRLTPPHAAPPHAASRRLKPPHAASHRLTPPHDTSRRLMPPHAAPPHATLPYAASRHLKPPRLTPPRLTPPRLTPPHAASRHLTPPHAASRHLTPPHAASRRLTPPHAASRRLTPPHAASRHLTPPHAASRHLTPPHAASRRLTPPHAVSRRLTSPRLTPPASRRLTQPHAGTGDADQR; encoded by the coding sequence ATGCCGCCTCACGCCACCTCACGCTGCCTCACGCCACCTCACGCCGCCTCACGCCACCTCACGCCGCCTCACGCCGCCTCACGCCACCTCACGCCGCCTCACGCCACCTCACGCCACCTCATGCCGCCTCACGCCACCTCACGCCACCTCAGGCCACCTCACGCCACCTCACACCGCCTCACGCCACCTCACGCCGCCTCACGCCACCTCACGCCACCTCAGGCCACCTCACGCCACCTCACACCGCCTCACGCCACCTCACGCCGCCTCACGCCACCTCACGCCACCTCACGCCACCTCACGCCGCCTCACGCCACCTCATGCCGCCTCACGCCACCTCACGCCACCTCAGGCTGCCCCGCCCCGCCTCACGCCGCCTCACGCCACCTCACGCCACCTCACGCCGCCTCACGCCGCCTCACGCCGCCTCACGCCGCCTCACACCGCCTCACGCCACCTCACGCCACCTCAGGCTGCCCCGCCCCGCCTCACGCCGCCTCACGCCACCTCACGCCACCTCACGCCGCCTCACGCCGCCTCACGCCGCCTCACGCCGCCTCACACCACCTCACGCCGCCTCATGCCACCACACGCCGCCTCACGCCACCTCACGCCGCCCCGCCTCACGCCGCCCCGCCTCACGCCGCCTCACGCCGCCTCACGCCGCATCTCGCCGCCTCACGCCGCCTCACACCGCCTCACGCCACCTCACGCCGCCTCATGCCACCACACGCCGCCCCGCCTCATGCCACCCTGCCTCACGCCGCCTCACGCCACCTCACGCCGCCCCGCCTCACGCCGCCCCGCCTCACGCCGCCTCACGCCGCCCCGCCTCACGCCGCCTCACGCCGCCTCAAGCCGCCTCACGCCGCCTCACACCGCCTCACGCCGCCTCACGACACCTCACGCCGCCTCATGCCACCACACGCCGCCCCGCCTCATGCCACCCTGCCTTACGCCGCCTCACGCCACCTCAAGCCGCCCCGCCTCACGCCGCCCCGCCTCACGCCGCCCCGCCTCACGCCGCCTCACGCCGCCTCACGCCACCTCACGCCACCTCACGCCGCCTCACGCCACCTCACGCCGCCTCACGCCGCCTCACGCCGCCTCACGCCACCTCACGCCGCCTCACGCCGCCTCACGCCGCCTCACGCCGCCTCACGCCACCTCACACCACCTCACGCCGCCTCACGCCACCTCACGCCGCCTCACGCCGCCTCACGCCGCCTCACGCCACCTCACGCCGTCTCACGCCGCCTCACGTCGCCCCGCCTCACGCCGCCCGCCTCACGCCGCCTCACGCAGCCTCACGCTGGGACAGGAGATGCTGATCAAAGGTAG